A stretch of DNA from Ricinus communis isolate WT05 ecotype wild-type chromosome 4, ASM1957865v1, whole genome shotgun sequence:
CTCAGAACACATTGTGTGACAGAACCTTTTATAATTGCAACTAATCGGCAACTCAGTGTAATGCATCCAATCTACAGATTGTTACACCCTCATTTCAGATATACAATGGAGATCAATGCTCTTGCTCGAGAATCACTGATCAATGCAGAAGGCATAATTGAGTCCTCATTCTCCCCAGGCAAATATGCTATGGAGCTTAGTTCTTTTGTCTATGATAAGTTTTGGCGGTTTGACCATCAGTCACTACCCAAAGACCTGATTAGCAGGTATCATTATTGGCTTTCTGTTTCAAATTTGtgatttttatcttttcaatgTTCAGACTGCAGGTGTATATACGAAAATCTTATTCTAATTCTTTGAATTTGGCTTCGTGGCAATTCATTAGGGGCATTGCAGTTGAAGATCCAACTTCTCCACATGGCCTAAAACTTACAATTGAAGACTACCCTTTTGCTAATGATGGTCTAATTTTGTGGGACATTATCAAAAGTTGGGTTACAGATTATGTAAATCACTACTATCCAGATCCAAGCCTTGTAGAGTCTGATCAAGAGCTCCAAGCATGGTGGACAGAAATTCGAACAGTGGGACACGGCGACAAGAAGGATGAACCATGGTGGCCTGAGCTAAAAACACCACAAGACCTAATTGAAATAGTCACTATTATAGCATGGACAGCTTCAGGTCATCATGCTGCAGTGAACTTTGGACAATATGCATTTGGAGGTTACTTTCCTAACAGGCCAACCATTGCTAGAAAAAAAATGCCAAATGAGGATCCAACAGAAGAAGACTGGAATTTCTTCTTGCATAAACCCGAGGCAGTACTATTAGCAACTTTCCCTACAAAGCTTCAGGCAACAACAGTAGTGGCTGTTCTCAATGTGTTATCCAATCATTCTCCTGATGAGGAGTATATTGGGGAGCAAAAGGAACAAGCATGGGCTGATGAACCGATTATAAAAGCAGCTTTTGAGAAGTTCAATTGCAGGCTGAAGGAGTTAGAAGGAATTATTgatgaaagaaattgtaaCAGGGAGTTGAAGAACCGAAATGGTGCTGGTATTTTGCCATATCAGCTTTTGAAACCATTTTCTAATCCAGGAGTTACAGGACAGGGAGTTCCATACAGCATATCCATTTGAAATCCACAGAAATCTATTACTATGATCTTTGTGTTAAATAAGGCATTCTGGAGAAACAATGATAAATGCAATGCtcacaaaattaaatagtcAACACCagttttatttccttttatgCATGGAATAGAGCCTCCAAGTCATGAATATCGAGGAAAGCAAGAATTATAACTTATCCCTGATTTGTTGAAGTGAGAAAGTTTTTGAACCAGTGGGCTGAGAGTTTTGGATATCGTTTTAATCCATTTTTGTAATCGACAAAATTGATGCCAAATCGCACAGTGAAACCGGAGTTCCATTCAAAGTTGTCCAGCAATGACCATGCAAAATATCCCTTCACATTAACTCCCTCTCtgcaaagaaaaacaagatgaCAGGATTTAGAAAAGATTACATGTATCCATCTTAATGTGAAGTAGCAAATAATCAAAGAGAGAGATTTCTTTTAAGAGCTTACTTAATTGCTTTGTCAAGGAAATGTAAATGTTGATAGTGGTAATCGATCCTCATTTTGTCAGACAGGGCTTCCTCCAGCGACAATGTGGCGTTATTGTACTCATCGATCCCTACATGcatgtttaaaattttagtttttcactCATTACCTATGACTAATATCCAATGAGATGCAAGCTAACCATTGGAAAGAACTGAATAAATAGTTCATAATTACCATTTTCTGTAATGTATATCAGCGGATCATTGTACTTCCCCTTTACGTATAGCAAAAGATCTCGAATCCCTCTTGGATAAACATTGATAAAACCTGCAGCATCCTGCAAAATACCAATTATATTGTTTTGGTACTTGTTGGACTAATACATGTCAAGAATTGAATTTGTTAGGCTAATATAAATACCTTTGGACCAATTGGAATTCCATTACGCTCACCTACAACATATGACTGGAATTACTTCTATATACACAATTGTAGtatacaaagaaaaagaaaactcttgaaaatttcCTGCTTACTTGTCATGTTAACTAGATGATCAGTCAAGAAGCTTTTGTTTCCATTCCTAAATTGAGGGGCATAGAGTGCATAATAAGCAGTATAGTAGTTTAATCCGATGAAATCATAAGAcccttttatcatttttgaTTGCTCTTTCGAGAACTTGGGCAACCGGTTTCCCACATAAGATTTCATTACGTGTGGATAGTCACCATTTGCCAATGGTTCCATAAACCTGCCAAACATGGGTGTTGAGCTTTATATAGCTTCTAATTAACTGTAGAAGAAAATGTGTTATGCACCCGTGCTATTTAATGATAGTGATAAAAATACACCCTTCATCTTTAGCGACTAACTtgagagagaaaaaggaaaaggatgCCATACATTATTAGCGACGCTCAGTACACGTTGCTATAAGTTAGAATTCATCGTCAAAATAATGACTTAGTCATCCTTAgtattttgtattttctcGACTATGTAATGACAGACAGAATTGGAGACGCACtaaaatttccataaaaaCTTTCATCGCTAAAACTGTTAAATAGCGTccccaaaatcctgattttaGTAATTCTTGCATTAAGTTTAGATAGAAAATTTTATGGCAGAATTAGCCGTAGCCCTTACCATCCCAACCAGAAGTCAAGTGCCCTCTGTGCAGCATTTGTATTATGCCTTGCATTGGAATATGGCGCCATCCATGGAGTCACCAAGGTAATCCCAATAACGCCCTTCTGGATTGCCTGCTCATGTTGCAAAGCTTGAACATTGAATAACATAAACAATGAACTCTGACATCATTGTTTCCTTTGAATAAGttttgtatattaaaaaaacaaaacaaaagggGAACCTGATATTTGTTTTTATACAGGTTCACAGCTGCAGCATGAGCAAGAATCTGATAATGGGACACCAAATATGGCTCGGTCGCTGAATCTCCACCACTGCAGTTCATATTTTGGACAGGTGAGCATCGACCTGGCGCAAAGAAGCCTAATGAATAACCACCTGCGCTAAAGGCCCATGGCTCATTGAATGTTATCCAATgtttcacccgatctccaaaTTCTTTGAAACAAACTTCTGCATAATTCTGAAAATCATCCCTGCAGTTAATTTACACAATCACATTGCGCATATGAAATAAGTATCCAACCGCTAAATACCATCCTAATGACATCTAATCTATAGTTGATTAAGTACACTTACACAATGCGAAGACTCAAAAAACCACGATATTCATCTGATAAGGCTTGAGGTAGATCCCAATGGAACAATGTGACAAAAGGTTGTATATCTGTTAATAAAAAGTTGGaatgaaattctaaaatatggacgtttaagaaaagaaaaataaaaaaaataaaaatgggtGTATCCTGACCGTTTGCTAGGAGCTCATTGATGAGATTGTTATAGTATTCCACTCCTACTTTATTTACACCTCCGGACAGCTTTCCATCTAAACATCACATAATTGAGTGTTATTGTTAGAAAACGAGAATTATATACATACAATTCAAATGGGTTTTTCTGAACtgcaaaataattaaatgagtaTATTATTGTACTTGGCAGAATCCGGGACCATGAGATTGAGAATCTGTAAGCATCCAAACccatttctttcattatcTTAACGTCTTCCTGCAATGTAAAGTTaacaaattaagaaattagGAATATGTGGAATTAATGTCAAAGTTGTGCCACTGACGCATGAGatgaactaaaaaaaaaaataataataatgacaacGATTACTTTTCCTGCGATACCTTGTAGCGGTGATATTGATCAACAGCCACATCCCCATTGCTGCCGTCTTTAATCTTACCTGCCATTTTcgaaaaaaacaaagaaaagaaaagagaaaaagaggtCATCTTTAACACTTTGTTTGTAGTTTTTCTTCAACATAAGAAACGTGTATTCTGaagattatataattaataagattatttcTGAAGCCGTCCTTAATACACTAggtaaaaacaaaatatactcatatttaattaatgaaagAAGGTTCAGAAAATTAATCAGTGCATGCATGGTTGACTACAGGTACCTGGATTTGTATGAGTAAAAGTATCCCAAATGCTTGGTCCTTTACCCCCTTCCTTTGATGCACCTTCATACTGAAggcaaataaattttattatgattcATTATTACAAACTCAAGAAAgtgaaaagcaaaaagaattcCTACATTACAATTAGATTTGGCACAAAAAGGCAATATAAAATTGGAAATGATCACCTGGTAAGCTGATGATGCTGTCCCGAAAATGAACCCTGTTGGAAAATTGCTCCGGTTGAACGAGGCAATGTTATAGGTAGATTCAAAGGCTGCAAGGGTGTGCAAGTTTCCATGGAAAACAAGAACTCCCAATAGAAAGAACAAAGGGTACTGTGTAGCCATTAAAGATGACTTCGATTAGTACTATTAATTAAGCCAAACCTTATTTAGTCTTCTTTAAATAGGGGGCACGCAGGCTTATGTTTGAGAATAaaagattagaaaaaaattaaatgacaaaataaaattggacATATCTCCTGGAACTGGAAGCATATGTATTTTGTGGATCTTTTTAACTTCTTATGCTAgcaattctttaatatgactATTTCAAGTTTCTTGCATTGCAGAACTGACGGTATTActtaatttattcaaattctaaattatttttatactgcAATTAGTTTTGGTTCCAATTGCCGATGTAAGTAATAAAATGACTGAATCAAACCGATAATAATAAGCAGTATAATAGTTTAATCCGATGAAATCATAGGACCCTTTTACCATTTTTGATATTGCTCTTTTGGAAACTTGGGTAATGGGTTTCCCACTTAATTAAGATCTCATTACGTGTGGGTAATCACCATTTGCCAAGGGGCCCATAAACCTGCCATACATGGGTATTAATCTGTAGTTAGCTTCTCAATAGTTGTAGCTTAAAGAAAATCTGTTGGTTAGCTTTGCGATTTGGTGATAGCgatacaaatataccctttatCTTTAGGGACGGAAATTTCAGTTTAAGAGACAAGAACAACGTCGCTGTAATTTATAGCAACGTCCAGCATGCGTCCTTACTTATAGCTTAGTATTCTTCGTTAAAGTAACATACAGGCCAATAGATTTTCATCCTTTTGCGTTTTCTCGGCCGTGCATTTACCGACAGAAGTAGCGATGTTTTGAAATTGCCAGCGAGCATTCCACGACAACTCGTCGCTAAAAATGTTAAACATCATTCCTAGGAATGTTAAATAGCGTCGCAAAAACCCTGatatttattgtaatttttgCATTAGATATAGATAGATAAAATTATGGAAAAATAGTTGTTGTCCTTATCATAAGGCAACCGTCTAAGTCCTCCTAATTGTAAGGCTTTCTAAATTATATACTatccattaatattttttgctTATGGAATCATGACCTGGAGATGcaaaaatgcaaaaaatatTGTTCGAGGAACTTCACAAAACAAGGACTTAAAAAGAGGAGTTTAGTAAAATGGCAAGGAAGTGCTTAAATAACTATCATTTAACTTGTGCATAATTAATTGAcacatattaattatctattggTTTAGGTGTATAAACAGGAAAATATACTGAgtctaaataagaatttttctatatttatatgtatataaatagtGCAATTTCAAGGTTAATATATAACTGAaagatttttttctctcttgaTAACAAggtaactttttaattaattttctgatGGTAAAAGCATGAAAATTGTTGTTAGCTATCTAAATCCAACAGGCGTACCTTTTACACCATgcatttgatttaatatatatgcaACATACCTCCGTTACGAAAAAAACCCAGGGCCAGGACCTCAAATACACAACAGCAGTCAATGCACAAAACATAGTTGCTACATGATTCTTGATACTTAAGCTTGCTACTTCCGCGACTGTATCTTAGGAAGAAACAAGGCTAAGTTTAGGCAAGGCAAAGTGCTGAGAATCAACTACCCAGATTAGCTTTAGCAGATCAGTACAGCCGACATACACCGACAACTCTAGTGCCCCCAGCTATAATGATACAGTAGTTGGTGCATTTCTATAAACAGTAGTTTGTATTCACCTCTTGCAGTAACACTCACTATCAATTAATATGTCATAATAAGTCCCATCTGCagaacttttattattattttacctAAGAAGTTAAATGAATTGAATTAGAGACAAACAATATTCTCTATAGATGCTTATATAATAAGTTGCATGAGCTGGTAAACCAAAGTGTTAAAAGAGCCATAATATATGTCTAATTATATGTTGATCATAagcatttttattatttgtctaAGTTTATTaagctaattatttaatatggaactcgaaattaattaatgtagTCATTTTATTCCTCCATGTAACTGCTACTTTATTCACTCGAAGAACATCCATCctacattttatttatgattgtcTGCAGATAATATTTCATAACTGACTAACAGTGCGCTTCACAAATGTCTATTTCTTGAGAAATTTCTTGAACCAGCGGGCTGAAAGTTTGGGATATCTCTTCATTCCATTTTTATAATCAACATAGTTGATACCGAAGCGTACAGTGTAACCTGAACTCCATTCAAAGTTATCCAACAACGACCATGCAAAGTACCCTTTCACGTTGGCCCCATCCCTataaaaatcaagaaacaaaacaatTCTCTTTATGGTTATGCTTCACCAATAATCTTCTTATGAACTAGCTGGACAAACAAATGGATACttgttgtaattaatttcaagTACTTACTCGATTGCTCTTTTAAGGAAAGAAAGATGGCGGTAGTAGTAATCGATCCTCATATTGTCAACCAGTTGTTCCTTGAGTGGTAGTGTAGCATTATTGAACTCATCAATACCTATATAATATGTCATGTCAGatggttatttatttaattcacaTTTTTCCTTGAAAAGAATCAGTTTTACCATTCTCAGTGATGTAAATAAGTGGGttattgtatttctttttggtgTATAGCAAAACATCTCGAAAGCCTCTGGGATAAACATAGAGCCAATCTGAAGCTGCCTGCAAATTTTTACATTTcaggcaaaaaagaaaagaataaattaactGTATGTTTTTATGAAGAACAAGGCCAGTTCACAAAGTTACTTTGATTCGTTATTCCCAATAATCAccctttttaatatttaatttgtttcgcATACCTTAGGACCAATAAGAATTCCATTTCGCTCAGCTGCATGCACAATGATATTCATGGGACTGTTAAGGATGAGTCACAGTagaaacttttaattatatgtgGAGGAGAATTTGCGCTTACTTGAAAGAGTAGCACGGGCATCTGTTAAGATACTAGGTTTACCAGCACTAGAGTAATGTGCATATGCTGCATAATTAGCAGTATAATAGTTCAACCCAAGAAAATCAATTGACCCTTTTAGCATTTCAGATTGCTCCTCTGAAAATTTGGGTAATCGGTTCCCAACAAGTGAACGCAGTGTGTGTGGATAATCACCATTTGTCACTGGGTCCATAAAcctgaaagaaaaatagaaataaaag
This window harbors:
- the LOC8278007 gene encoding beta-glucosidase 12 isoform X2, with protein sequence MATQYPLFFLLGVLVFHGNLHTLAAFESTYNIASFNRSNFPTGFIFGTASSAYQYEGASKEGGKGPSIWDTFTHTNPGKIKDGSNGDVAVDQYHRYKEDVKIMKEMGLDAYRFSISWSRILPNGKLSGGVNKVGVEYYNNLINELLANDIQPFVTLFHWDLPQALSDEYRGFLSLRIVDDFQNYAEVCFKEFGDRVKHWITFNEPWAFSAGGYSLGFFAPGRCSPVQNMNCSGGDSATEPYLVSHYQILAHAAAVNLYKNKYQAIQKGVIGITLVTPWMAPYSNARHNTNAAQRALDFWLGWFMEPLANGDYPHVMKSYVGNRLPKFSKEQSKMIKGSYDFIGLNYYTAYYALYAPQFRNGNKSFLTDHLVNMTSERNGIPIGPKDAAGFINVYPRGIRDLLLYVKGKYNDPLIYITENGIDEYNNATLSLEEALSDKMRIDYHYQHLHFLDKAIKEGVNVKGYFAWSLLDNFEWNSGFTVRFGINFVDYKNGLKRYPKLSAHWFKNFLTSTNQG
- the LOC8278007 gene encoding beta-glucosidase 12 isoform X1 translates to MATQYPLFFLLGVLVFHGNLHTLAAFESTYNIASFNRSNFPTGFIFGTASSAYQYEGASKEGGKGPSIWDTFTHTNPGKIKDGSNGDVAVDQYHRYKEDVKIMKEMGLDAYRFSISWSRILPNGKLSGGVNKVGVEYYNNLINELLANGQDTPIFIFFIFLFLNVHILEFHSNFLLTDIQPFVTLFHWDLPQALSDEYRGFLSLRIVDDFQNYAEVCFKEFGDRVKHWITFNEPWAFSAGGYSLGFFAPGRCSPVQNMNCSGGDSATEPYLVSHYQILAHAAAVNLYKNKYQAIQKGVIGITLVTPWMAPYSNARHNTNAAQRALDFWLGWFMEPLANGDYPHVMKSYVGNRLPKFSKEQSKMIKGSYDFIGLNYYTAYYALYAPQFRNGNKSFLTDHLVNMTSERNGIPIGPKDAAGFINVYPRGIRDLLLYVKGKYNDPLIYITENGIDEYNNATLSLEEALSDKMRIDYHYQHLHFLDKAIKEGVNVKGYFAWSLLDNFEWNSGFTVRFGINFVDYKNGLKRYPKLSAHWFKNFLTSTNQG
- the LOC8272658 gene encoding beta-glucosidase 12 isoform X2, which encodes MTEMGLDAYRFSISWSRILPKGKVERGVNRDGINYYNNLINELLANGIQPFITLFHWDLPQALEDEYGGFLSPKIVDDFRNYVEICFKNFGDRVKHWNTLNEPWSYSMGGYAMGTLAPGRCLDWQQINCTGGDSGTEPYVVAHNQLLAHAAAVKLYRTKYQAKQKGVIGITLVSHWFVPCTNAKHHQNAAKRAVDFMFGWFMDPVTNGDYPHTLRSLVGNRLPKFSEEQSEMLKGSIDFLGLNYYTANYAAYAHYSSAGKPSILTDARATLSTERNGILIGPKAASDWLYVYPRGFRDVLLYTKKKYNNPLIYITENGIDEFNNATLPLKEQLVDNMRIDYYYRHLSFLKRAIEDGANVKGYFAWSLLDNFEWSSGYTVRFGINYVDYKNGMKRYPKLSARWFKKFLKK